In a single window of the Dreissena polymorpha isolate Duluth1 chromosome 3, UMN_Dpol_1.0, whole genome shotgun sequence genome:
- the LOC127874858 gene encoding organic cation transporter protein-like — protein sequence MKFDEVLIQIGEFGWYQKRLYFVICIPCISAGIFATLSVFLLGVPDYRCAIPGLENDTYAIQDNNHQILVNRTIPVSSDATKRYDGCFVYPESAPAYDNYSHPFNVSKTKCNKWVYDKSIFQSTLVSDLNLICDKNYIPSIVKMVYFSGMLAGALVFGFLSDIIGRKKTLMLSLILVSAAGIGVSWVNSVILYVVLRFLVAMATIGIFTTGFVIGMEFVGPSKRMWAGIVVEYFFALGLIILAGVGYLLRDWRHINMAVTFPCLIFLSYFWFIPESPRWLMSKGRFEEAEAILRNAARVNKVKLPDKLFDEHTYDYSVPQARVWHLFRTKVMTMRTLVIFANWFVVTMAYYGLSLNTGNLGGNFFLNFTLSGLVEIPAYTLCILLLDKIGRKWLHFCCMVFGGIACISTVFTSLYAGEDLRWLTITLAMVGKLGASGAFAVIYVFSAELYPTVLRNSGMGASSCCARVGGMIAPYIADLNKVVSGDFGMALPLVVFGAASVAAGVLALTLPETLNKELPETIEDAETFGRTRHSKEVFVNGSFSKEGEDIENTSKTL from the exons ATGAAGTTTGATGAAGTTTTGATACAAATCGGAGAGTTTGGATGGTATCAAAAGCGGCTGTATTTTGTAATATGTATTCCATGTATAAGTGCCGGAATATTCGCAACTTTGTCGGTGTTTCTTCTAGGTGTTCCGGACTACAG ATGTGCAATACCAGGCCTTGAAAACGACACATATGCCATACAGGACAACAACCACCAAATCCTGGTCAATAGAACCATCCCTGTCTCCTCGGACGCTACCAAGCGGTACGACGGATGCTTCGTGTACCCGGAAAGCGCCCCCGCCTATGACAACTACAGCCACCCCTTCAACGTCTCAAAGACGAAATGTAACAAATGGGTTTACGATAAGTCCATCTTTCAGTCGACGCTAGTTTCAGAT CTGAATCTGATATGCGACAAGAACTACATACCTTCGATAGTTAAGATGGTCTACTTTTCTGGCATGCTCGCCGGGGCCCTTGTGTTCGGGTTTCTATCAGATAT AATAGGCCGAAAGAAGACACTCATGCTCTCGCTGATTCTTGTGAGCGCTGCTGGTATCGGGGTCTCATGGGTGAACTCCGTCATCCTGTACGTTGTGCTGCGTTTtcttgttgccatggcaacaatcGGTATCTTCACCACTGGCTTCGTCATCG GCATGGAGTTTGTTGGACCGTCTAAACGGATGTGGGCGGGCATAGTGGTTGAATATTTCTTCGCATTGGGTCTGATCATCTTAGCGGGCGTGGGTTATTTGTTGCGAGACTGGAGACATATCAACATGGCGGTCACATTTCCGTGCCTCATCTTCCTATCGTACTTTTG GTTTATCCCAGAGTCTCCCAGATGGCTCATGTCGAAAGGCAGATTCGAAGAAGCGGAAGCTATTCTTCGAAACGCTGCCAGGGTTAACAAGGTCAAGCTGCCGGATAAGCTCTTTGACGAGCACACGTACGATTACAGCGTACCGCAAGCGCGAGTGTGGCATTTGTTTCGGACAAAGGTCATGACGATGCGAACACTCGTAATTTTCGCAAACTG GTTTGTGGTCACCATGGCCTATTACGGCCTCTCTCTGAACACGGGCAACCTTGGCGGCAACTTCTTCCTCAACTTCACCCTCTCGGGTTTGGTCGAGATCCCGGCCTACACATTGTGCATTCTCCTGCTGGACAAGATAGGCAGAAAGTGGCTGCACTTCTGCTGCATGGTGTTTGGCGGCATTGCTTGCATATCAACCGTGTTTACTTCTCTCTACGCTGGGGAAG ATTTACGATGGCTGACGATTACACTTGCCATGGTGGGGAAACTAGGGGCCTCCGGCGCTTTTGCAGTGATTTACGTATTCTCCGCGGAGCTCTACCCGACTGTTTTACGGAACTCCGGCATGGGAGCGAGCTCGTGCTGTGCCAGGGTGGGTGGCATGATCGCTCCCTACATTGCTGACCTG AACAAGGTCGTCTCCGGTGACTTCGGGATGGCACTTCCGTTGGTGGTTTTCGGAGCTGCGAGTGTCGCCGCTGGTGTTTTGGCGCTGACCTTACCGGAAACGCTAAACAAGGAACTTCCGGAAACAATAGAGGACGCGGAAACATTTGGAAG AACCAGACATTCCAAAGAGGTGTTCGTAAATGGCAGCTTCAGTAAAGAAGGAGAAGATATCGAAAACACTTCGAAGACATTGTAA
- the LOC127874861 gene encoding mucin-12-like isoform X2 encodes MDLRMKLDTLIAERDQRDTSKVSQQPTFHPMDTQRGRGDTGLGIQQTTFHPLDAKRDQRDKSIGSQQPTFHPMDTQRGRGDTDLGGQQTTFYPLDAQRDQADTWLYIQQTTFHPDVTPTTLENRNTHALLNPVDTIHLTEFVECDGASCDQIHSSVVTCKTTTPGTSATTQTTTLRSPATTQKTTLGTPANTQTTMLGTPATTQTTTMGTPAIKQTTTMGKLLNNSTPNTQTTELLAPPTKHIVIPTHLNTHPASTQGISTLTHSTQPGVDTTVMPSSSSTTRRITTPLAPGHFSLLQVATQCAVGMEPTYPSSAGGYHERPRTYGDPVGNASRDQTSVSSAELKSEQTDGGLETENISVSWSPSPQSFQGASSQPRDTSMSNFSSSSDFKHSSGSESEDHKPNGLSEKSRGDSPTVSSTVTASHQDSRASPPAQRKLYHHPSVGAAPVGFDFRYTTRMST; translated from the exons ATGGATTTACGCATGAAATTAGACACACTTATTGCCGAGCGTGATCAACGGGATACGAGCAAAGTGAGTCAGCAGCCGACATTTCATCCCATGGATACGCAGCGTGGTCGAGGGGATACGGGTTTAggaattcaacagacgacatttcatcCGTTAGATGCAAAACGTGATCAACGGGATAAGAGCATAGGGAGTCAGCAGCCGACATTTCATCCCATGGATACGCAGCGTGGTCGAG GGGATACGGATTTAGGaggtcaacagacgacattttatccCTTAGATGCGCAGCGTGATCAAGCGGATACGTGGTTGTacattcaacagacgacatttcatcCCGACGTTACACCAACTACACTGGAGAACAGAAATACACATGCGTTACTTAATCCAGTCGATACCATTCATCTGACAGAGTTTGTGGAGTGTGACGGGGCCAGCTGTGATCAGATTCATAGCTCGGTGGTCACGTGTAAGACGACAACGCCGGGTACATCTGCTACAACGCAGACTACAACTCTGCGTTCACCTGCTACCACGCAGAAGACAACGCTGGGTACACCTGCTAACACGCAGACGACAATGTTGGGTACACCTGCTACCACGCAGACGACAACGATGGGTACACCTGCTATCAAGCAGACGACAACGATGggtaaacttttaaacaattcaaCTCCAAACACGCAGACCACAGAGCTGCTTGCACCTCCAACCAAGCACATCGTGATACCCACGCATCTTAACACGCATCCCGCATCTACACAAGGCATTTCAACACTAACTCACAGTACGCAGCCTGGTGTTGATACGACGGTAATGCCTTCGTCGTCATCCACGACAAGGAGGATCACGACACCTCTCGCCCCGGGACACTTCTCCCTGCTTCAAGTAGCAACCCAGTGCGCAGTGGGCATGGAACCGACATATCCTAGCAGCGCCGGCGGCTACCACGAGCGGCCGCGGACCTACGGCGATCCGGTGGGAAACGCATCACGCGACCAGACAAGCGTCTCCTCTGCAGAGTTGAAGAGCGAGCAGACAGACGGCGGATTGGAAACTGAGAATATCTCAGTTTCGTGGTCGCCGTCACCGCAGAGTTTTCAGGGGGCAAGCTCCCAGCCACGTGACACGAGCATGTCCAATTTCAGCTCGTCGTCCGACTTCAAGCACTCGTCCGGCTCCGAGAGCGAAGATCATAAGCCGAACGGGTTGTCCGAGAAGTCACGTGGAGATAGTCCGACTGTCAGCTCTACGGTGACCGCTTCTCACCAAGATTCCCGCGCGTCACCGCCTGCGCAGCGTAAGTTGTACCACCACCCGAGTGTCGGAGCCGCGCCCGTCGGCTTCGACTTCCGGTACACCACGCGGATGTCAACATGA
- the LOC127874861 gene encoding mucin-12-like isoform X1, with product MDLRMKLDTLIAERDQRDTSKVSQQPTFHPMDTQRGRGDTGLGGQQTTFHPLDAKRDQRDTSIGSQQPTFRPMDTQRGRGDTDLGGQQTTFYPLDAQRDQADTWLYIQQTTFHPDVTPTTLENRNTHALLNPVDTIHLTEFVECDGASCDQIHSSVVTCKTTTPGTSATTQTTTLRSPATTQKTTLGTPANTQTTMLGTPATTQTTTMGTPAIKQTTTMGKLLNNSTPNTQTTELLAPPTKHIVIPTHLNTHPASTQGISTLTHSTQPGVDTTVMPSSSSTTRRITTPLAPGHFSLLQVATQCAVGMEPTYPSSAGGYHERPRTYGDPVGNASRDQTSVSSAELKSEQTDGGLETENISVSWSPSPQSFQGASSQPRDTSMSNFSSSSDFKHSSGSESEDHKPNGLSEKSRGDSPTVSSTVTASHQDSRASPPAQRKLYHHPSVGAAPVGFDFRYTTRMST from the exons ATGGATTTACGCATGAAATTAGACACACTTATTGCCGAGCGTGATCAACGGGATACGAGCAAAGTGAGTCAGCAGCCGACATTTCATCCCATGGATACGCAGCGTGGTCGAGGGGATACGG GTTTAGGaggtcaacagacgacatttcatcCCTTAGATGCAAAGCGTGATCAACGGGATACGAGCATAGGGAGTCAGCAGCCGACATTTCGTCCCATGGATACGCAGCGTGGTCGAGGGGATACGGATTTAGGaggtcaacagacgacattttatccCTTAGATGCGCAGCGTGATCAAGCGGATACGTGGTTGTacattcaacagacgacatttcatcCCGACGTTACACCAACTACACTGGAGAACAGAAATACACATGCGTTACTTAATCCAGTCGATACCATTCATCTGACAGAGTTTGTGGAGTGTGACGGGGCCAGCTGTGATCAGATTCATAGCTCGGTGGTCACGTGTAAGACGACAACGCCGGGTACATCTGCTACAACGCAGACTACAACTCTGCGTTCACCTGCTACCACGCAGAAGACAACGCTGGGTACACCTGCTAACACGCAGACGACAATGTTGGGTACACCTGCTACCACGCAGACGACAACGATGGGTACACCTGCTATCAAGCAGACGACAACGATGggtaaacttttaaacaattcaaCTCCAAACACGCAGACCACAGAGCTGCTTGCACCTCCAACCAAGCACATCGTGATACCCACGCATCTTAACACGCATCCCGCATCTACACAAGGCATTTCAACACTAACTCACAGTACGCAGCCTGGTGTTGATACGACGGTAATGCCTTCGTCGTCATCCACGACAAGGAGGATCACGACACCTCTCGCCCCGGGACACTTCTCCCTGCTTCAAGTAGCAACCCAGTGCGCAGTGGGCATGGAACCGACATATCCTAGCAGCGCCGGCGGCTACCACGAGCGGCCGCGGACCTACGGCGATCCGGTGGGAAACGCATCACGCGACCAGACAAGCGTCTCCTCTGCAGAGTTGAAGAGCGAGCAGACAGACGGCGGATTGGAAACTGAGAATATCTCAGTTTCGTGGTCGCCGTCACCGCAGAGTTTTCAGGGGGCAAGCTCCCAGCCACGTGACACGAGCATGTCCAATTTCAGCTCGTCGTCCGACTTCAAGCACTCGTCCGGCTCCGAGAGCGAAGATCATAAGCCGAACGGGTTGTCCGAGAAGTCACGTGGAGATAGTCCGACTGTCAGCTCTACGGTGACCGCTTCTCACCAAGATTCCCGCGCGTCACCGCCTGCGCAGCGTAAGTTGTACCACCACCCGAGTGTCGGAGCCGCGCCCGTCGGCTTCGACTTCCGGTACACCACGCGGATGTCAACATGA